In Streptomyces sp. P9-A4, a single window of DNA contains:
- a CDS encoding DUF742 domain-containing protein, with protein sequence MVRPYTITRGRTAPERDDFTLITVLTTVEQPLDERGRPLRPGRLQPEHRLILELCRRPAAVAEVAAGLDLPVSVTKILLADLVGQRLLSARAPLVVARAAGGADGGLLAAVRDGLRRL encoded by the coding sequence ATGGTGCGCCCGTACACCATCACCCGCGGCCGTACCGCCCCCGAGCGGGACGACTTCACCCTCATCACGGTCCTCACGACGGTGGAGCAGCCCCTCGACGAGCGCGGCCGGCCGCTGCGTCCGGGGCGCCTCCAGCCGGAACACCGGCTGATCCTCGAACTCTGCCGCCGGCCGGCCGCGGTCGCGGAGGTCGCTGCGGGTCTCGACCTCCCCGTGTCGGTGACCAAGATCCTGCTGGCCGACCTCGTCGGCCAGCGCCTGCTGTCCGCTCGGGCGCCACTTGTCGTGGCGCGGGCGGCGGGGGGCGCCGACGGCGGCCTGCTGGCCGCCGTCCGTGACGGACTCCGGAGACTCTGA
- a CDS encoding ATP-binding cassette domain-containing protein, translating to MPSVESGSDKSASGPKAEATDNISDAERELYGGRLRYDQSYIRHEGALTRLKFGHMAAALPHMVGMVLRTGWKADRRALMGVVAAEIGQGVTAALGLVAVNGALAQLFADGPTVDKLRDALPSLVVLAVAAVAGAVLSAWSTAMSGRLEPQVERAVSARYYTAVTGVEVEATERPEVQRVLEAGKFGTDSARSMLRLSVGVGNVVIGMAAAAAVLASLHWALLPMLLAIALPKGWGAVRSARRDYLSRMNWVDHRRAIASLLAYLTRPHAAGELRVHAAGAKLLSSYEEMSRQTETEQRRLARAQASTDLVAGAFAGVASLACYGLLWWLLSTGGLPLAVGGTAVIAIRTSTARLTSLVQQVNRLYEELLFLTDTEDAIKVAGENAIPLTGAPLPASVREVRTEAVSFTYPGADGPSLQGVSVRVPRGKVTALVGANGSGKTTLTKVLAGLLLPSEGDVWWLGESGEQVELREADRAQIFAEVGLLAQDFPRWEMTAAANVAIGAGDRPRDMDRVRKAADEVDVLELVEGLPHGWDSIVFKGYERGVQLSGGQWQKLGTARTRYRQAPFLLVDEPTSALDPHAEIAAFKGLWSLAEEGHAVVLVTHRLAATMHADHIYVLDQGSVVEDGTHEDLMARTGGLYQGMFTAQAAQYGIAAAPDGVPGPRGAHPSGHETAS from the coding sequence TTGCCGTCAGTCGAATCAGGCAGCGACAAGAGCGCGAGCGGACCGAAGGCCGAAGCCACGGACAACATCTCGGACGCCGAGCGGGAGCTGTACGGGGGCCGGCTGCGCTACGACCAGTCCTACATCCGGCACGAAGGCGCGCTGACCCGGCTGAAGTTCGGGCACATGGCGGCCGCGCTGCCGCACATGGTGGGCATGGTGCTGCGCACCGGCTGGAAGGCGGACCGGCGCGCGCTGATGGGGGTCGTTGCGGCCGAGATCGGGCAGGGCGTGACGGCCGCGTTGGGCCTGGTGGCGGTCAACGGCGCCCTGGCGCAGTTGTTCGCCGACGGTCCGACCGTGGACAAGCTCCGCGACGCCCTGCCGTCCCTGGTAGTGCTGGCGGTCGCGGCGGTGGCCGGCGCCGTGCTGTCGGCGTGGTCCACGGCGATGTCGGGCCGGCTGGAGCCGCAGGTGGAGCGGGCGGTCTCCGCCCGTTACTACACGGCCGTCACCGGTGTGGAGGTGGAGGCGACCGAGCGGCCTGAGGTCCAGCGGGTCCTGGAGGCGGGGAAGTTCGGCACGGACTCGGCCCGCAGCATGCTGCGGCTGTCGGTCGGGGTCGGCAATGTGGTGATCGGCATGGCGGCGGCCGCGGCTGTGCTCGCGTCGCTGCACTGGGCGTTGTTGCCGATGTTGCTGGCGATCGCCCTGCCCAAGGGGTGGGGCGCGGTCCGCAGCGCGCGCCGTGACTACCTCTCCCGGATGAACTGGGTCGACCACCGCAGGGCGATCGCGTCCCTGCTCGCCTATCTGACCCGCCCGCACGCCGCCGGTGAGCTCCGCGTGCACGCCGCCGGCGCGAAGCTGCTGTCCAGCTACGAGGAGATGTCACGGCAGACGGAGACGGAGCAGCGGCGCCTCGCCCGGGCGCAGGCATCGACGGACCTGGTCGCGGGAGCGTTCGCCGGTGTGGCGTCGCTGGCCTGCTACGGGCTGCTGTGGTGGCTGCTGTCGACCGGTGGCCTGCCGCTCGCCGTCGGCGGGACCGCGGTGATCGCCATCCGGACCTCGACAGCGCGGCTCACGTCGCTGGTGCAGCAGGTCAACCGGCTGTACGAGGAACTGCTGTTCCTCACCGACACCGAGGACGCCATCAAGGTGGCAGGCGAGAACGCGATTCCGCTCACCGGTGCCCCGCTGCCCGCATCTGTGCGGGAGGTGAGGACGGAGGCGGTCTCCTTCACCTATCCGGGCGCCGACGGTCCTTCCCTGCAGGGCGTGAGCGTGCGCGTGCCGCGGGGGAAGGTGACGGCCCTGGTGGGCGCGAACGGCTCGGGGAAGACCACCCTCACGAAGGTGCTGGCCGGACTGCTGCTCCCCTCCGAGGGAGACGTGTGGTGGCTGGGCGAGTCGGGCGAGCAGGTCGAGCTGCGTGAAGCCGACCGCGCCCAGATCTTCGCCGAAGTCGGACTGCTGGCACAGGACTTCCCGCGATGGGAGATGACGGCGGCCGCGAACGTGGCCATCGGTGCCGGCGACCGCCCCCGCGACATGGACCGCGTCCGCAAGGCCGCCGACGAGGTGGACGTGCTCGAACTGGTCGAGGGCCTGCCGCACGGCTGGGACTCGATCGTGTTCAAGGGCTACGAGCGCGGTGTCCAGCTCTCGGGAGGCCAGTGGCAGAAGCTGGGGACAGCTCGAACAAGATACCGCCAGGCGCCGTTCCTGCTGGTCGACGAGCCGACCAGCGCCCTCGATCCCCATGCGGAGATCGCCGCGTTCAAGGGGCTGTGGTCCCTGGCCGAGGAGGGGCACGCGGTCGTGCTCGTCACCCACCGGCTCGCCGCGACCATGCACGCCGACCACATCTACGTCCTCGATCAGGGCAGCGTCGTCGAGGACGGCACCCACGAGGACCTGATGGCCCGCACGGGCGGCCTGTACCAGGGGATGTTCACCGCCCAGGCCGCGCAGTACGGGATCGCGGCGGCACCCGACGGCGTTCCCGGCCCCCGCGGCGCCCATCCGTCCGGCCACGAGACGGCGAGCTGA
- a CDS encoding NUDIX domain-containing protein yields MSPSSTAIRRTVEAYLGRHPGERDALAELLAALDRPVDATARTTQPGHVTCSAVIIDRQGRVLHIRHRATGGLMLTPGGHIEPENRTLLAAALREAAEETGIAKGALCLTRQLLGSPIDIDVHDIDASPSKGEPAHRHYDFRYAFYLAGEEPPTIVLQDEEVSGAQWLPQPEVTSPTLRAKLLAARLDGRPAPVNASALIQDGTGRYLLHLRDHKPGVIWQSGAFALLGGGRTHDDQSLEDTLLRELSEEVPDLRLEDLKPYTVESATSVDGLSVPLQVFAGRWRGNPDRLALHEGVLLRWFAVDELDRLRLSPATRNLIRRHAAENPPGSEPAVAPPVWDGGSRVVLNGVGVHLHLEDAEGRVLLGLRHPKSKYAGDTWHYLAGRCEQESALSCLVREAWEEAGLVIDPADVELVHIVHVVDTPGSLPLMQLVFRARRWEGTPEVREPDKCLTWRWWPRHELPDRLVSYTRTAITAISEGHLYSQLGW; encoded by the coding sequence ATGTCCCCCAGCTCCACCGCGATCCGCAGGACCGTCGAGGCGTACCTCGGCCGACACCCCGGCGAGCGTGACGCCCTGGCCGAGCTCCTCGCCGCACTGGACCGGCCTGTCGACGCGACCGCCCGGACGACGCAGCCCGGGCACGTCACATGCAGCGCCGTCATCATCGACCGGCAGGGCCGGGTCCTGCACATCCGGCACCGGGCCACCGGCGGTCTCATGCTCACCCCGGGTGGCCACATCGAGCCCGAGAACCGCACCCTGCTCGCCGCGGCGCTGCGCGAGGCGGCGGAGGAGACCGGGATCGCGAAGGGCGCCCTGTGCCTGACCCGGCAGCTGCTCGGCTCTCCGATCGACATCGACGTCCACGACATTGACGCCAGCCCGTCCAAGGGGGAACCGGCTCACCGCCACTACGACTTCCGCTACGCCTTCTACCTCGCCGGCGAGGAGCCGCCGACGATCGTGCTGCAGGACGAGGAGGTGTCCGGTGCCCAGTGGCTCCCGCAGCCGGAAGTCACCTCGCCGACGCTGCGCGCGAAACTCCTCGCGGCACGGCTGGACGGCAGGCCGGCGCCGGTGAACGCTTCCGCGCTGATCCAGGACGGGACCGGTCGGTACCTGCTTCATCTGCGTGACCACAAGCCCGGCGTCATCTGGCAGTCGGGGGCGTTCGCCCTTCTCGGCGGCGGCCGCACGCACGACGACCAGAGCCTTGAGGACACCCTGCTGCGGGAGCTGTCCGAGGAGGTGCCCGACCTCCGCCTCGAGGACTTGAAGCCCTACACCGTGGAGTCCGCCACCAGCGTCGACGGCCTCAGCGTCCCGCTCCAGGTCTTCGCCGGCCGGTGGCGCGGCAACCCCGACCGACTCGCGCTGCACGAAGGTGTGCTTCTACGCTGGTTCGCGGTCGACGAACTGGACCGGCTGCGCCTGAGCCCGGCCACCCGGAACCTGATTCGTCGGCACGCGGCCGAGAATCCCCCGGGCAGCGAGCCGGCCGTGGCTCCTCCCGTCTGGGACGGGGGTAGCAGGGTGGTGTTGAACGGCGTCGGCGTCCACCTCCACCTCGAAGACGCCGAAGGCCGGGTGCTTCTCGGCCTGCGTCACCCCAAGTCGAAGTACGCGGGCGACACCTGGCACTACCTCGCCGGGCGGTGCGAGCAGGAGTCCGCGCTCTCATGCCTGGTCCGCGAGGCGTGGGAGGAAGCGGGGCTGGTCATCGACCCCGCGGACGTGGAGCTAGTGCACATCGTGCACGTCGTCGACACTCCGGGCAGCCTGCCCCTGATGCAGCTCGTCTTCCGGGCTCGCCGGTGGGAGGGCACCCCTGAGGTTCGCGAGCCCGACAAGTGTCTGACCTGGCGGTGGTGGCCGCGGCACGAGCTCCCGGACCGCCTCGTCTCATACACCCGCACGGCCATCACCGCGATCTCCGAAGGCCACCTCTATTCCCAGCTGGGCTGGTGA
- a CDS encoding sensor histidine kinase gives MSLGTALLILAFVPGIALVALWGVTSGQTFLDFQRQAGQGLLAEKAGQPSNLVYFSLQEERRLSAEVLARTPGAADALTGQRARTDEAVERFRVLSDVGEGDAPAEVLDAVATARDAIGQLPVQRSLVDGGDSDQQKAVYDYYTDLIAVDLELFAALSRVDNGRITTLSQPLVDLFWVKEMVSRSDALLARGWRDRKLTPEEVKEFRQAVSGQTFLSSTHVVPLLPAEEKAMWSAIVDSPAWKAKTDIENAVLRPAPPAEDGSVALPAGEQRWRGAMDSLTPEIEKLLQHRTALVVEEGKGSVLSLLTRMALTTIIGLLAVIAVIWTTWRLTRTLRLRIGRLQEQAEALEKALPEVVERLGQGERIDVEAEAQAVRQDVGDRASDELTRLGEAFNLARTSAIEAAVRQADQHRGFERLLQRIARRTQQLIGQQLKKLDELERRHEDPEILDGLFDLDHLTARLRRYEENLVILAGGAPHRRWRKPVPLLDVLRSAQGEVQDYRRVVVDLDGSPWLAARAVGPVAHVLAELAENALVFSRPPSPVEIRVAQVSHGLAIEVEDRGLGMDAEQLAEANELMVRPARMDLLAHSDDIRLGLHVVARLANQYGLRVEFRVSAYGGTRVVVLVPQEYVVTGPGAESGHAAGIGPVAVPDDASVPGPAPRAVVTPLPGQPAPEPMPMSPSEPAPVITPLLPTQSADTRDDALPTRVQGRALADVTALNRPHQQAQDEVQAQPAPQPLSQALPHPSPEHHSAPQPFPPARTAPRHAAPSPHAVPQAPAQAGQPFGAQPGPHALPQGVPAYAPPTPPSYAGNHPYGSPEQHPPVADAPLPRRVRQASLVDELRIAPTPAPAATPAPPLNWQDDPLLRPVPRRASATIGAFQRRSRATRTHTDQDTGQLPAPGSAPEPPAPTRTTREEERS, from the coding sequence ATGTCGCTGGGGACCGCCCTGCTCATCCTCGCCTTCGTCCCCGGTATCGCTCTGGTCGCCCTCTGGGGCGTCACCAGCGGCCAGACCTTCCTCGACTTCCAAAGGCAGGCTGGCCAAGGACTGTTGGCCGAGAAGGCCGGCCAGCCCTCCAACCTCGTGTACTTCAGCCTCCAGGAGGAGCGGCGGCTCAGCGCCGAGGTCCTCGCCCGCACCCCCGGCGCCGCCGACGCGCTGACCGGACAGCGGGCACGGACCGACGAGGCGGTCGAGCGCTTCCGCGTGCTCTCCGACGTCGGCGAGGGCGACGCCCCCGCCGAGGTCCTGGACGCCGTCGCCACCGCGCGCGACGCGATCGGCCAGCTGCCGGTGCAGCGTTCCCTCGTGGACGGGGGCGACAGTGACCAGCAGAAGGCCGTGTACGACTACTACACCGATCTGATCGCCGTCGACCTCGAACTCTTCGCCGCGCTCAGCCGGGTCGACAACGGCCGCATCACGACCCTCTCGCAGCCCCTCGTCGACCTCTTCTGGGTCAAGGAGATGGTGTCCCGCTCGGACGCCCTCCTCGCCCGCGGCTGGCGCGACCGGAAGCTGACCCCCGAGGAGGTCAAGGAGTTCCGGCAGGCGGTGTCCGGCCAGACGTTCCTGTCCTCGACCCATGTCGTACCGCTCCTCCCGGCCGAGGAGAAGGCCATGTGGAGCGCGATCGTCGACAGCCCCGCGTGGAAGGCCAAGACGGACATCGAGAACGCCGTCCTGCGCCCGGCCCCGCCGGCCGAGGACGGCTCGGTCGCCCTCCCGGCGGGCGAGCAGCGCTGGCGCGGCGCCATGGACTCCCTGACGCCCGAGATCGAGAAGCTCCTCCAGCACCGCACCGCCCTCGTCGTCGAGGAGGGCAAGGGCAGCGTCCTCTCGCTGCTCACCCGGATGGCGCTCACCACGATCATCGGCCTGCTCGCCGTCATCGCGGTCATCTGGACGACCTGGCGCCTCACCCGCACCCTGCGGCTGCGCATCGGCCGGCTCCAGGAGCAGGCCGAGGCCCTGGAGAAGGCGCTGCCCGAGGTCGTCGAACGACTCGGCCAGGGCGAGCGCATCGACGTCGAGGCCGAGGCGCAGGCCGTCCGGCAGGACGTGGGCGACCGCGCCTCCGACGAACTGACCCGCCTGGGAGAGGCGTTCAACCTCGCCCGCACCAGCGCCATCGAGGCCGCCGTCCGGCAGGCCGACCAGCACCGCGGCTTCGAACGGCTCCTCCAGCGCATCGCCCGCCGCACCCAGCAGCTCATCGGCCAGCAGCTCAAGAAGCTGGACGAGCTGGAGCGCCGGCACGAGGACCCCGAGATCCTCGACGGCCTCTTCGACCTCGACCACCTGACCGCGCGCCTGCGCCGCTACGAGGAGAACCTCGTGATCCTCGCGGGCGGCGCCCCGCACCGGCGCTGGCGCAAGCCGGTCCCGCTGCTCGACGTGCTGCGCTCCGCCCAGGGCGAGGTGCAGGACTACCGCCGCGTCGTGGTGGACCTCGACGGCAGCCCCTGGCTCGCGGCGCGAGCCGTCGGACCCGTCGCGCACGTCCTCGCCGAACTCGCCGAGAACGCGCTCGTCTTCTCCCGCCCGCCCAGCCCCGTCGAGATCAGGGTCGCCCAGGTCAGCCACGGACTGGCCATCGAGGTCGAGGACCGCGGCCTGGGCATGGACGCGGAGCAGCTGGCCGAGGCCAACGAGCTGATGGTCCGGCCGGCCCGGATGGACCTGCTCGCCCACAGCGACGACATCCGGCTCGGACTGCACGTCGTCGCGCGGCTCGCGAACCAGTACGGGCTGCGGGTCGAGTTCCGTGTCTCGGCGTACGGAGGCACGCGGGTCGTCGTGCTCGTACCCCAGGAGTACGTGGTCACCGGACCCGGAGCCGAGAGCGGCCACGCGGCCGGCATCGGCCCGGTGGCCGTCCCCGATGACGCCTCCGTGCCGGGCCCCGCTCCCCGGGCGGTCGTCACCCCGCTTCCCGGACAGCCGGCGCCCGAGCCCATGCCCATGTCCCCTTCCGAACCCGCTCCCGTGATCACGCCGCTGCTGCCCACGCAGTCCGCGGACACGCGGGACGACGCCCTGCCCACCCGAGTACAGGGACGAGCGCTGGCCGATGTGACTGCTCTGAACAGGCCCCACCAGCAGGCCCAGGACGAGGTCCAGGCGCAGCCCGCGCCCCAGCCCCTGTCGCAGGCCCTGCCCCACCCGTCGCCGGAGCACCACTCCGCGCCGCAGCCCTTCCCGCCGGCGCGGACCGCGCCACGCCACGCCGCGCCCTCGCCGCACGCCGTCCCGCAGGCCCCGGCGCAGGCCGGGCAGCCGTTCGGTGCGCAGCCCGGTCCGCACGCCCTCCCGCAGGGCGTCCCGGCGTACGCGCCGCCCACGCCCCCCTCGTACGCCGGGAACCACCCCTACGGGTCGCCCGAGCAGCATCCGCCGGTCGCGGACGCGCCGCTTCCGCGCCGGGTGCGCCAGGCCAGCCTGGTGGACGAGCTCCGCATCGCTCCCACTCCCGCCCCCGCGGCCACCCCGGCACCGCCCCTCAACTGGCAGGACGACCCCCTGCTCAGGCCCGTCCCGCGCCGCGCGAGCGCCACGATCGGAGCCTTCCAGCGCCGGTCGCGCGCCACCCGTACGCACACGGACCAGGACACCGGACAGCTCCCCGCACCCGGATCCGCGCCCGAGCCCCCCGCACCCACCCGCACCACGAGAGAAGAAGAACGGTCATGA
- a CDS encoding radical SAM protein — MARNEGLLLAKYPKLLIARSAGEPTMQGLLGYWHGEIALTDIPGLGYNGAPRGGGLGIAARRTAKLRAAVAAADILPELDLLRLTLQMHGVAQLEMSRGCTNTCSFCPRGHKGIWNGPDPLAGCWILDWIRRVFEEIPQVSRTAYLVDEEIIGRGEQVVPRILAAAFHRAGFRWESSCRIDQVTHPDMDETWHIERVAMWRTLMDLGLRRMLFGVESCVDSILDRFNKENTAEQNAVAIRTLSALDVPTRYTYITFDPLMTLEELKETHAFQGRTDLLLRPQPGLPAADIVHGVRDETWVAEHTTGRALHTGISYMLVSMESLIGAAYTRMAAAEGPTGAEEPLMGRVACRYLDWRIGVASNWAQRWVDRHFSLDYTFKSLEKVLDNAPRHAVRQARVVLKDAAYQVLGDLIAAIEHHDLEQPEQEQVLASRIEAALEERAGSLRGQMASTVREVTTYLTGEHAATLARVHSRWEAASGWELINAGDSCAD; from the coding sequence GTGGCCCGCAACGAGGGCCTGCTCCTGGCGAAGTACCCGAAGCTCCTCATCGCACGGTCGGCCGGCGAGCCCACCATGCAGGGCCTCCTGGGCTACTGGCACGGTGAGATCGCCCTCACCGACATACCCGGGCTCGGCTACAACGGCGCCCCGCGCGGAGGCGGACTCGGCATCGCCGCCCGCCGGACGGCCAAGCTCCGCGCCGCCGTCGCCGCCGCCGACATCCTGCCCGAGCTCGACCTCCTCCGCCTCACCCTCCAGATGCACGGCGTGGCCCAGCTGGAGATGAGCCGGGGCTGCACCAACACCTGCTCCTTCTGCCCGCGGGGGCACAAGGGCATCTGGAACGGCCCCGACCCGCTGGCCGGCTGCTGGATCCTGGACTGGATCCGTCGCGTCTTCGAGGAGATCCCCCAGGTCTCGCGGACCGCGTACCTGGTCGACGAGGAGATCATCGGCCGCGGCGAACAGGTCGTGCCCCGCATCCTGGCCGCCGCGTTCCACCGGGCGGGCTTCCGCTGGGAGTCGAGCTGCCGCATCGACCAGGTCACGCACCCCGACATGGACGAGACCTGGCACATCGAGCGGGTCGCCATGTGGCGCACGCTGATGGACCTGGGGCTGCGCCGGATGCTCTTCGGCGTGGAGTCGTGCGTGGACTCCATCCTCGACCGGTTCAACAAGGAGAACACCGCCGAGCAGAACGCGGTCGCGATCCGCACACTGTCCGCGCTGGACGTGCCCACCCGCTACACCTACATCACCTTCGACCCGCTGATGACGCTGGAGGAGCTGAAGGAGACGCACGCCTTCCAGGGCCGCACCGATCTGCTGCTGCGGCCGCAGCCCGGACTGCCGGCTGCCGACATCGTGCACGGAGTCCGCGACGAGACGTGGGTCGCCGAGCACACCACCGGCCGGGCGCTGCACACCGGGATCAGCTACATGCTCGTCAGCATGGAGTCCCTCATCGGCGCCGCCTACACCCGGATGGCCGCCGCCGAGGGCCCCACCGGGGCGGAAGAGCCCCTGATGGGCCGGGTCGCCTGCCGGTACCTGGACTGGCGCATCGGCGTGGCCAGCAACTGGGCCCAGCGCTGGGTCGACCGCCACTTCTCCCTCGACTACACCTTCAAGAGCCTGGAGAAGGTCCTCGACAATGCACCGCGGCATGCCGTCCGGCAGGCCCGCGTCGTGCTGAAGGACGCCGCCTACCAGGTTCTGGGCGACCTGATCGCCGCGATCGAGCACCACGATCTGGAGCAACCGGAGCAGGAACAGGTGCTCGCCTCGCGGATCGAGGCGGCGCTGGAAGAGCGGGCCGGAAGTCTGCGCGGGCAGATGGCGTCCACGGTGCGCGAGGTCACGACCTACCTCACCGGAGAGCACGCGGCCACGCTGGCCCGGGTGCACAGCCGGTGGGAGGCGGCGAGCGGCTGGGAGCTGATCAACGCAGGGGACTCGTGCGCGGACTGA
- a CDS encoding roadblock/LC7 domain-containing protein, producing MTRTTATHQDLDWLLDGLVDSVAETRNAVLLSDDGLVVSHSRTIDRADAERLAAICTGQQSLARGVGQLFHGGVVHQVIVELADLWLFIISAGQGTHLAVVASQEVDAEVMSLAMHNLVQQVGQKLATPVRSEFDAFGTGVGQGV from the coding sequence ATGACTCGCACAACCGCCACCCACCAGGACCTGGACTGGCTGCTCGACGGCCTGGTGGACTCCGTGGCCGAGACCCGCAACGCCGTACTGCTCTCCGACGACGGCCTGGTCGTCAGCCACTCGCGGACCATCGACCGCGCCGACGCCGAGCGCCTCGCCGCGATCTGCACCGGTCAGCAGAGCCTCGCCCGTGGTGTCGGACAGCTCTTCCACGGCGGCGTGGTCCACCAGGTGATCGTGGAGCTGGCCGACCTCTGGCTCTTCATCATCTCGGCCGGGCAGGGCACCCACCTGGCCGTCGTCGCCTCGCAGGAGGTGGACGCCGAGGTCATGTCGCTCGCCATGCACAACCTGGTCCAGCAGGTCGGCCAGAAGCTCGCCACCCCCGTGCGCTCCGAGTTCGACGCCTTCGGCACCGGGGTCGGGCAGGGCGTGTGA
- a CDS encoding methyltransferase domain-containing protein, with amino-acid sequence MTTAPSSDFATVGTGYAAYSRAGRGRLRHDITARRVLAELGDRQARVLDVGCGDGEMVLRLATAGHLVSGVEKSPGMLASAAKRIATVPEIADRVTLTEGDIYNLPFDDATFDVVVCHGVVMYLPDSVAPLAHLARLVAAGGVLSVLTKNQLAVGVREALSGDYASARAQIESGQAASVGNLGITTRGDTPEHLDDLAHANGLTPLPWQGVRIFHDHRNDWKPTENEYREALETEWAASSRSPYRELGRLVHAVARREATA; translated from the coding sequence ATGACCACTGCCCCCTCCTCCGACTTCGCGACCGTCGGCACCGGCTACGCCGCCTACTCCCGGGCCGGCCGCGGGCGCCTGCGGCACGACATCACCGCACGCCGTGTCCTGGCCGAGCTCGGCGACCGGCAGGCCCGGGTCCTGGACGTCGGCTGCGGCGACGGGGAGATGGTGCTGCGCCTGGCCACCGCCGGACACCTCGTCTCCGGCGTGGAGAAGTCGCCCGGCATGCTCGCCTCTGCCGCCAAGCGGATCGCCACCGTCCCGGAGATCGCCGACCGGGTCACCCTGACCGAGGGCGACATCTACAACCTGCCCTTCGACGACGCCACCTTCGACGTGGTGGTCTGCCACGGCGTCGTGATGTACCTGCCCGACTCCGTTGCCCCGCTCGCCCACCTCGCCCGTCTCGTCGCCGCCGGCGGCGTCCTCAGCGTCCTGACGAAGAACCAGCTGGCCGTGGGCGTGCGCGAGGCCCTGTCCGGCGACTACGCGTCGGCCCGTGCGCAGATCGAGAGCGGGCAGGCCGCCAGCGTGGGCAACCTCGGCATCACCACCCGGGGCGACACCCCCGAGCACCTGGACGACCTCGCCCACGCGAACGGGCTCACGCCGCTGCCGTGGCAGGGCGTGCGGATCTTCCACGACCACCGCAACGACTGGAAGCCCACCGAGAACGAGTACCGGGAGGCGCTCGAGACGGAGTGGGCGGCCTCCAGCCGCAGCCCGTACCGCGAGCTGGGCCGCCTGGTGCACGCCGTGGCCCGCCGCGAGGCCACCGCATGA
- a CDS encoding GTP-binding protein, producing MISTQAAPAAVKILVAGGFGVGKTTLVGAVSEVAPLRTEEYLTTASVGVDDLAGIGAKETTTVALDFGRITVSDELVVYLFGTPGQERFWFMWNDLVNGALGGVVIADTRRLDTSFASIDFFESRAIPFVVAINCFDGHNTRTVEEIRTALDLDPHVPLLIGDVRQRSFDKDVLLALVDHLMRLPAPV from the coding sequence ATGATCAGCACTCAGGCGGCCCCTGCCGCCGTCAAGATCCTCGTCGCCGGCGGATTCGGCGTCGGCAAGACCACCCTCGTCGGCGCGGTCAGCGAGGTCGCACCGCTGCGCACCGAGGAGTACCTCACCACCGCCAGCGTCGGCGTGGACGACCTGGCCGGTATCGGAGCCAAGGAGACGACGACCGTCGCCCTGGACTTCGGGCGCATCACGGTCAGCGACGAACTCGTCGTGTACCTCTTCGGCACGCCCGGCCAGGAACGCTTCTGGTTCATGTGGAACGACCTGGTCAACGGCGCTCTCGGCGGCGTGGTCATCGCCGACACCAGGCGCCTCGACACCAGCTTCGCGTCCATCGACTTCTTCGAGAGCCGGGCGATCCCCTTCGTCGTCGCCATCAACTGCTTCGACGGCCACAACACCCGTACGGTCGAGGAGATCAGGACCGCGCTCGACCTCGATCCGCACGTTCCGCTGCTCATCGGCGACGTCCGGCAGCGCTCCTTCGACAAGGACGTGCTCCTGGCCCTGGTCGACCACCTGATGAGGCTCCCGGCGCCGGTCTGA